From the Psychrobacillus sp. FSL K6-4046 genome, one window contains:
- the ilvC gene encoding ketol-acid reductoisomerase, with the protein MAKMYYNGDINEGTLKEKTIAIIGYGSQGHAHAQNLKDSGFNVIVGIRAGKSFDQAQEDGQEVYSVQEAAQKADVIMILLPDERQKAVYEAEIEAALTAGKALVFAHGFNIHFDQIVPPSNVDVFLVAPKGPGHLVRRTFESGAGVPGLFAVYQDATGQAKDLALAYAKGIGAARAGVLETTFKEETETDLFGEQAVLCGSTTAIVKAGFETLVEAGYQPELAYFETLHELKLIVDLMYEGGMATMRSSISDTAEWGDFVSGPRIIDSSVKDRMKDVLTDIQNGKFAKEWIEENETGRPKYNAIKQAEAEHPIETVGAQLREMMPFINEGKKAKKEVVTSGQN; encoded by the coding sequence ATGGCGAAAATGTATTATAACGGAGATATCAATGAAGGAACTTTAAAGGAAAAAACAATTGCAATCATCGGGTATGGATCACAAGGTCATGCACATGCCCAAAACTTAAAGGATTCAGGATTTAACGTAATCGTAGGAATTCGTGCCGGAAAATCTTTTGACCAGGCACAAGAAGATGGGCAAGAGGTTTACTCCGTGCAAGAGGCTGCCCAAAAAGCAGATGTCATTATGATTTTATTGCCAGATGAACGACAAAAAGCAGTGTATGAGGCGGAAATCGAAGCTGCTTTAACAGCGGGCAAGGCGTTAGTATTCGCTCACGGCTTTAATATTCACTTCGACCAAATCGTTCCTCCGTCAAACGTGGATGTATTTTTAGTAGCTCCAAAGGGACCGGGTCATTTAGTACGCCGTACATTTGAGTCTGGAGCAGGCGTACCTGGCTTATTTGCGGTATATCAGGATGCAACTGGGCAAGCAAAAGATTTAGCCTTGGCTTATGCAAAGGGTATTGGAGCTGCTCGTGCTGGAGTATTAGAAACAACTTTCAAGGAAGAAACAGAAACGGATCTTTTCGGAGAGCAAGCAGTGCTTTGCGGTAGTACAACAGCAATCGTAAAAGCAGGCTTCGAAACATTAGTAGAAGCAGGCTACCAGCCAGAGCTTGCCTACTTTGAAACGTTACATGAGTTAAAACTGATCGTTGACCTTATGTACGAGGGAGGAATGGCGACGATGCGCTCCTCCATTTCTGACACAGCGGAGTGGGGAGATTTCGTTTCCGGTCCACGCATCATTGATTCGTCAGTGAAGGACCGTATGAAGGATGTATTAACAGACATCCAAAATGGTAAGTTCGCGAAGGAATGGATTGAAGAAAATGAAACAGGTCGTCCAAAATACAATGCCATCAAACAAGCAGAGGCAGAGCATCCAATTGAAACGGTAGGTGCACAGCTACGAGAAATGATGCCATTCATCAATGAAGGAAAAAAAGCGAAGAAGGAAGTGGTGACGAGTGGCCAAAATTGA
- the ilvN gene encoding acetolactate synthase small subunit, producing the protein MKRIITVTVINQSGVLNRVTGLLMKRQFNIESITVGHTEQPQISKMTFVVNVEDEQKLEQLLKQLQKQVDVLKVNDITEKSIVVRELALVKVVSPPSVRAEINSLVEPFRASTIDTGKNVVTFQVTGNPEKIDAFIELVKPYGIKELTRTGVTAFVRETQKAANTPYLSILQ; encoded by the coding sequence ATGAAACGAATCATTACTGTCACGGTCATCAATCAAAGTGGAGTGCTTAATCGAGTGACTGGTCTCCTGATGAAGCGTCAATTCAATATTGAAAGCATCACAGTAGGTCACACCGAGCAGCCCCAAATTTCTAAAATGACCTTTGTCGTTAACGTAGAGGACGAACAGAAGCTTGAACAGCTGTTAAAGCAGCTTCAAAAACAAGTAGACGTGCTGAAGGTAAATGATATTACAGAAAAATCAATAGTAGTCAGGGAGCTCGCATTAGTAAAGGTCGTATCTCCACCGTCTGTAAGAGCAGAGATCAATAGTTTAGTAGAGCCTTTCCGAGCATCTACCATTGATACAGGGAAAAATGTCGTTACATTCCAGGTCACTGGAAACCCAGAAAAAATTGATGCGTTCATCGAGCTCGTCAAGCCTTATGGTATTAAAGAATTAACAAGAACCGGTGTTACAGCCTTTGTAAGAGAAACACAAAAGGCCGCAAATACCCCTTATCTTTCTATACTGCAATAA
- the ilvB gene encoding biosynthetic-type acetolactate synthase large subunit codes for MMMKLTVEAEQLLEEPATSKAVPEKNGADVFIETLKKHQVEVVFGYPGGAVLPIYDALHKNPIKHILARHEQGAIHAAEGYARVSGKVGVVIATSGPGATNVVTGIADAMMDSIPLVVFTGQVATTVIGTDAFQEADIIGITQPITKHNYQVKDVADFPRIMNEAFHIASTGRPGPVVVDIPKNIATGIFTPREGETEAVNLPGYQPTTTPNFLQIQKAAQAISTAKQPLILAGAGVLFANASEQLKELAEKYQIPITNTLLGLGSIEGTHPLFLGMAGMHGTYTANMAIQTCDLLINIGARFDDRLTGNLNYFAPNAKVIHIDIDPAEIGKNVPTEIPIVADAKEALEALLHQNAPNGNTAAWLESLKVNQEQYPLHYDASGDRGLLPQQVLELVQEYTNGEAVVTTDVGQHQMWTAQYYKFRKPHNWVTSGGLGTMGFGFPAAIGAQIAKPDAKVVSIVGDAGFQMTLQELSLLQEMRIPVKVIILNNQALGMVRQWQETFHGERYSHSLIPVQPDFIKLAAAYDIKGYRIETYEEAKVQLKEALESDEPVLIDCRVVQKESVLPMVVPGTALHEMIGVKPE; via the coding sequence ATGATGATGAAGTTAACTGTAGAAGCGGAGCAATTGTTAGAGGAGCCGGCGACCAGTAAAGCTGTCCCGGAAAAGAATGGTGCAGACGTGTTTATCGAGACGCTAAAAAAGCACCAGGTGGAAGTAGTATTTGGATATCCAGGTGGTGCCGTCTTACCAATTTATGATGCACTGCATAAAAACCCGATTAAGCATATTCTTGCCCGTCATGAGCAAGGAGCAATACATGCAGCAGAAGGATATGCACGAGTGTCTGGGAAAGTCGGAGTAGTGATTGCAACATCTGGCCCTGGTGCTACAAATGTGGTGACAGGGATTGCAGATGCAATGATGGATTCGATTCCATTAGTCGTATTTACTGGCCAGGTTGCCACAACCGTTATCGGAACAGATGCCTTCCAGGAGGCAGACATCATTGGAATCACACAGCCAATTACGAAGCACAATTACCAAGTAAAGGATGTAGCGGATTTCCCAAGAATTATGAATGAAGCATTTCACATTGCTTCCACAGGTCGTCCAGGACCAGTAGTCGTAGATATACCTAAAAATATAGCAACAGGTATTTTCACCCCAAGGGAAGGGGAAACGGAAGCAGTTAATTTACCAGGCTACCAGCCAACTACTACGCCGAACTTCCTGCAAATTCAGAAGGCTGCTCAGGCAATCTCTACCGCAAAGCAACCATTAATATTAGCTGGTGCAGGGGTGCTGTTTGCAAACGCCTCAGAACAATTGAAGGAGCTAGCGGAAAAATACCAAATACCGATTACAAATACGCTACTAGGGCTAGGTAGTATCGAGGGAACGCATCCTTTGTTTCTAGGAATGGCCGGTATGCACGGGACATACACAGCTAATATGGCCATCCAAACATGCGACCTACTCATTAATATAGGAGCAAGATTCGATGACCGTTTAACAGGAAATTTAAATTACTTTGCTCCAAACGCTAAAGTAATTCATATCGATATAGATCCAGCGGAAATCGGTAAAAACGTACCAACCGAAATACCGATTGTGGCAGACGCAAAAGAGGCATTAGAGGCCTTGCTCCATCAAAATGCACCAAATGGCAACACGGCAGCTTGGCTAGAGAGCTTAAAGGTCAATCAAGAGCAATACCCATTACACTATGATGCAAGTGGAGATAGGGGACTACTTCCTCAGCAGGTTTTAGAACTAGTGCAGGAATACACAAATGGAGAGGCAGTTGTGACAACCGATGTAGGACAGCATCAAATGTGGACAGCGCAGTATTACAAGTTCCGTAAGCCGCACAATTGGGTGACCTCAGGTGGTCTAGGGACAATGGGATTTGGCTTCCCGGCAGCAATTGGAGCACAAATAGCTAAGCCGGATGCGAAGGTGGTATCCATCGTTGGAGATGCAGGATTCCAAATGACACTTCAGGAGCTCTCGTTACTCCAAGAAATGCGTATACCGGTAAAGGTCATTATTTTAAATAATCAGGCACTCGGTATGGTTCGTCAGTGGCAGGAGACTTTTCACGGAGAACGTTATTCTCACTCCTTAATCCCGGTGCAGCCAGATTTTATCAAGTTGGCAGCTGCTTACGATATTAAGGGTTATAGAATCGAGACATATGAAGAGGCAAAGGTGCAATTAAAAGAAGCACTCGAATCGGATGAGCCAGTGTTGATCGATTGTCGAGTAGTCCAAAAGGAAAGTGTCCTTCCAATGGTTGTCCCGGGCACAGCATTACACGAAATGATCGGAGTGAAGCCAGAATGA
- the ilvD gene encoding dihydroxy-acid dehydratase, with translation MRSDMIKKGVDRAPHRSLLYATGVKTRDLDKPFIGVCNSYIDIIPGHMHLNKFAEVVKDAIREAGGIPFEFNTIGVDDGIAMGHIGMRYSLPSRELIADSAETVINAHWFDGVFYIPNCDKITPGMLMAAVRTNVPSVFVSGGPMEAGVSADGKQLSLTSVFEGVGSYKSGSMTAEQLLDIEQNACPTCGSCSGMFTANSMNSLMEMLGVTLPGNGTIVATSDERHQLIREAAKHLVRMVKEDVKPRDLITKETIDDAFALDMAMGGSTNTVLHTLAIAHEAEIEYNVSEINEVAKRIPYLSKIMPASDYSMHDVHLAGGVSAIIKELCEIPGAVHPDRLTITGKSLYENVKDCEIKNEQVIRRKENPYSPVGGLSVLFGNIAPEGGVIKVGAVDPSIKEFTGEAIVFDSQEASQEAIDNGTVREGHVVVIRYEGPRGGPGMPEMLAPTSAIQGRGLGTKVALITDGRFSGASRGISIGHISPEAADGGPIALVENGDIIAIDLINRTIELQVSEEELVRRRADLQPFEPKIKKGYLARYSKLVTSASTGGVMKI, from the coding sequence ATGAGAAGTGACATGATTAAAAAAGGTGTAGATCGAGCCCCACATCGTAGCTTACTTTACGCTACGGGGGTAAAAACAAGAGACTTAGATAAGCCATTTATCGGTGTCTGTAACTCGTATATCGATATTATTCCTGGACATATGCATCTAAATAAGTTTGCAGAGGTTGTAAAGGATGCTATTCGAGAGGCAGGAGGTATTCCATTCGAATTTAACACGATTGGTGTAGACGATGGAATTGCGATGGGACATATTGGAATGCGATATTCGCTTCCAAGTCGCGAGTTAATTGCAGATTCAGCTGAAACTGTTATTAACGCACACTGGTTTGACGGAGTCTTTTATATTCCGAACTGCGACAAGATAACTCCTGGAATGCTAATGGCCGCTGTAAGAACGAATGTCCCATCGGTTTTTGTATCAGGAGGACCAATGGAGGCAGGAGTATCCGCAGACGGGAAGCAGCTTTCCCTTACTTCTGTTTTTGAAGGGGTCGGCTCGTATAAGTCAGGTTCAATGACAGCAGAGCAGCTTTTAGACATTGAACAAAATGCTTGTCCAACTTGTGGCTCGTGCTCCGGGATGTTCACGGCTAACTCCATGAACTCTTTAATGGAAATGCTAGGTGTTACACTACCCGGTAATGGTACGATCGTTGCTACATCGGATGAGAGACACCAACTGATTCGAGAGGCGGCAAAGCATCTTGTTCGAATGGTCAAGGAGGATGTGAAGCCTCGAGATTTGATTACGAAGGAAACAATCGATGATGCATTTGCACTTGATATGGCAATGGGCGGATCGACAAATACAGTGTTACATACGTTAGCAATCGCTCACGAGGCAGAAATCGAGTATAACGTTAGTGAAATAAATGAAGTAGCGAAGCGAATTCCGTATTTATCGAAAATCATGCCAGCATCTGATTACTCCATGCATGATGTTCACTTGGCTGGAGGAGTCAGTGCCATTATAAAAGAGCTTTGTGAAATACCTGGAGCAGTTCACCCGGATCGACTAACGATTACTGGTAAGTCACTCTATGAAAATGTGAAAGACTGCGAGATTAAAAATGAGCAGGTGATTAGAAGAAAAGAAAATCCTTATAGTCCAGTAGGAGGCTTATCCGTCTTATTTGGAAACATTGCCCCAGAGGGTGGTGTGATTAAGGTTGGTGCAGTTGATCCATCTATTAAGGAATTCACTGGTGAGGCAATCGTCTTTGATTCGCAGGAGGCTTCCCAGGAAGCAATTGATAATGGAACTGTCAGAGAAGGACACGTAGTTGTTATTCGCTACGAGGGTCCAAGAGGTGGTCCGGGAATGCCAGAAATGCTGGCACCGACATCGGCGATTCAAGGTCGAGGCTTAGGTACAAAGGTTGCCCTCATTACAGATGGAAGGTTCTCAGGTGCATCCCGAGGAATTTCTATCGGGCATATCTCTCCAGAGGCTGCTGACGGAGGACCGATTGCTTTAGTAGAAAATGGCGACATTATCGCTATTGATCTTATTAATAGAACAATAGAGTTACAGGTGAGTGAGGAAGAGCTCGTTAGAAGAAGAGCAGACTTACAACCATTTGAACCAAAGATTAAAAAAGGATATTTAGCAAGGTATTCCAAGCTCGTTACATCTGCTAGTACAGGTGGCGTGATGAAAATATAA
- a CDS encoding HAMP domain-containing methyl-accepting chemotaxis protein has translation MKLSISKKMWFGFSFVLLLLVFISVTSIFTSYDLANKYKDIIDKDIKKINLVSEIEVIQKDMATAILEFVMFGSDDAIQKFDQEIEKGSVAARALIESVKDEESQKLLKDLQTETVQLFESNDKIITSKKSNQPFEQYAAKSSELNGNALAILGELKQIQEKNMLQTRKELDTYNDKINIFIIILAIASIIIGILVSHFISKGIANPIRKVTGGLEEIANGNLKVEPIVIKNKDEVGAMAATFNKMTSDLQRIVSNVRDSSMQLAANAEELSASSEESLASSQMVAKSAEEQMAASEEQVKHVENSVRSMSEMQQGVSDISQNNKEMLQATDGVKKLVTKGSTVVSGVASQMNTIHETFKETTEIMNNMAKHSNEIQSITALITDISEQTNLLALNAAIEAARAGEYGKGFAVVAEEVRKLAEQSKNSASEIESMVKLIQSASSEAVKAITTGGDKVEDGLSKTTESLDVFNEIESSVEEVAVKVATVTTAIEHIKEMTNSVTESAQQVENLANHAAEGASDTSAATEQQLAATEEISTNAQTLATLAEKLQSEVSHFKI, from the coding sequence ATGAAGTTATCAATTTCCAAAAAAATGTGGTTCGGGTTTTCATTTGTTTTACTTTTATTAGTTTTTATAAGTGTTACTTCTATTTTTACTTCCTATGATCTTGCAAATAAGTATAAAGATATTATTGATAAGGATATTAAAAAGATTAATCTAGTGTCAGAAATTGAAGTAATTCAAAAGGATATGGCCACTGCTATTCTAGAGTTCGTTATGTTCGGTTCAGATGATGCTATCCAAAAATTTGATCAAGAAATAGAAAAGGGATCAGTCGCAGCTCGTGCTTTAATAGAATCTGTAAAGGATGAAGAGTCACAAAAGTTATTAAAGGACCTTCAAACAGAGACGGTACAGCTTTTTGAATCAAATGATAAAATAATCACGTCGAAAAAAAGCAATCAACCCTTTGAACAATATGCAGCAAAGTCAAGCGAGCTTAACGGCAATGCTTTAGCAATCTTGGGTGAGTTAAAACAAATTCAAGAAAAAAATATGCTACAGACTAGAAAAGAATTAGATACATATAATGATAAAATTAATATATTTATAATTATATTGGCAATCGCAAGTATTATTATAGGTATACTTGTTTCTCATTTCATCAGTAAAGGCATAGCTAACCCAATTCGTAAGGTGACAGGGGGCTTAGAGGAAATTGCAAACGGTAACCTGAAAGTAGAACCAATCGTTATTAAAAATAAAGACGAAGTTGGGGCAATGGCAGCTACCTTTAATAAAATGACGAGTGATTTACAGCGCATCGTCTCTAATGTTCGCGATTCCTCTATGCAGCTTGCTGCTAATGCAGAAGAACTGTCTGCAAGCTCAGAGGAAAGCCTAGCATCCTCTCAAATGGTTGCTAAATCTGCGGAGGAGCAAATGGCAGCAAGTGAAGAGCAAGTTAAGCATGTTGAAAACTCTGTGCGATCTATGTCCGAAATGCAACAAGGCGTATCAGACATTTCACAAAACAACAAAGAGATGTTACAAGCAACGGATGGCGTGAAAAAACTGGTTACTAAAGGCTCTACAGTAGTATCTGGAGTAGCAAGTCAAATGAATACGATTCATGAAACATTCAAAGAAACGACCGAAATTATGAACAATATGGCTAAGCATTCCAATGAAATACAGTCCATAACAGCTTTAATCACGGATATCTCAGAGCAAACAAATCTACTAGCGCTTAATGCTGCAATTGAAGCAGCTCGTGCAGGCGAATATGGAAAAGGCTTCGCAGTAGTTGCAGAGGAAGTACGCAAGCTTGCTGAGCAATCCAAAAATTCTGCTTCTGAAATTGAATCTATGGTTAAACTCATCCAGTCCGCTTCATCTGAGGCAGTTAAAGCAATCACAACAGGTGGAGATAAGGTAGAGGATGGTCTTTCTAAGACAACCGAATCATTAGACGTGTTCAATGAAATTGAGTCCAGTGTAGAAGAAGTTGCAGTGAAAGTTGCAACAGTTACTACCGCAATTGAACATATTAAAGAAATGACTAACTCTGTGACAGAAAGTGCTCAACAAGTAGAAAACTTGGCAAACCACGCAGCAGAGGGAGCAAGTGATACGAGTGCAGCTACCGAGCAGCAATTAGCTGCAACAGAAGAAATTTCAACAAATGCACAAACATTGGCGACTCTTGCAGAAAAACTGCAAAGTGAAGTAAGCCACTTTAAAATCTAA
- a CDS encoding methyl-accepting chemotaxis protein, whose amino-acid sequence MKWTITKKMWLGFSAIILVMVVISYFSSLASQTTTSQYREILGVDSVNVRIIQDIKMAQNETTENLYDFLLTKTDASRKNVRVHLEDEKKLMEDLKKGLKSEESVPYIEDYERKYKMFVEANEKLISNQVLIDPSQINTLTKDVKTINDNMISLLDKIDEQVQQDMDATVGELLDYERMAIIFVMSITIVGAVVGIIIAFLIGRSVARPIKRVTSGLTEIAVGNLLVEPILIKNKDEAGEMASAFNKMSADLRTIVSNVHETSMQLAANAEELSASSEESLASSQMVASSAHEQMASSEQQVLHMTTSMEGMSELSQGVNEIASSNGEMLNSANNVGMLVKQGSDVIEAVAQQMSTIHETFNETATNMRNMEKHSSDIQAITTLITQISEQTNLLALNAAIEAARAGEYGKGFAVVADEVRKLAEQSKNAASEIADMVKVIQGATGNAVVAITAGESKVKEGLTKTKESLDVFEHIETAVVEVSFKAETVSSAIKQIQTIAQTVTEGSRDVQRLAEIVAQGATDTSAATEQQLASNNEITSNAQSLANLAEKLQDNISHFKM is encoded by the coding sequence ATGAAGTGGACAATTACAAAAAAAATGTGGTTGGGCTTCTCTGCAATTATCCTAGTGATGGTTGTTATTTCTTACTTTAGCAGCCTAGCATCGCAAACTACCACGAGTCAATATAGGGAAATCCTAGGGGTTGATAGTGTTAACGTGAGAATTATCCAGGACATTAAGATGGCTCAAAATGAGACTACAGAAAACCTTTATGATTTTCTATTGACGAAAACAGATGCTTCTAGAAAGAACGTGCGTGTTCATTTGGAGGATGAAAAGAAGCTGATGGAAGACCTTAAAAAAGGATTGAAATCTGAGGAGTCAGTACCATACATTGAGGACTATGAACGAAAATACAAGATGTTTGTGGAAGCAAATGAAAAGCTTATTTCCAATCAAGTGCTCATTGATCCATCTCAAATAAATACGTTAACAAAAGATGTTAAAACGATTAATGATAATATGATTTCTTTGCTAGATAAAATTGATGAGCAGGTTCAGCAGGATATGGATGCTACTGTTGGTGAGCTTTTGGATTACGAGCGCATGGCTATCATTTTTGTTATGTCTATCACAATTGTTGGAGCTGTCGTTGGAATTATCATTGCATTTTTAATTGGAAGAAGTGTTGCACGGCCGATTAAGCGTGTGACTTCTGGTCTTACAGAAATTGCAGTGGGCAATCTACTTGTAGAGCCTATACTTATTAAGAATAAAGATGAGGCTGGGGAAATGGCCTCGGCATTTAATAAAATGTCAGCCGACCTCCGTACGATTGTTTCGAATGTACATGAAACGTCAATGCAGCTTGCAGCTAATGCAGAAGAATTATCAGCCAGTTCAGAGGAAAGTTTAGCGAGCTCTCAAATGGTAGCAAGCTCAGCTCATGAGCAAATGGCTAGCAGTGAACAGCAGGTACTCCATATGACTACTTCTATGGAAGGAATGTCGGAGCTTTCACAAGGAGTGAATGAAATTGCCTCTAGTAATGGCGAGATGCTTAATTCTGCTAATAATGTTGGAATGCTTGTAAAACAAGGCTCTGATGTCATCGAGGCGGTGGCACAACAGATGAGCACTATTCATGAGACGTTTAATGAAACAGCAACCAATATGAGAAATATGGAGAAGCATTCTAGTGATATTCAAGCTATTACTACTCTTATTACACAAATCTCAGAGCAAACAAATCTGCTTGCATTAAACGCTGCGATTGAAGCAGCACGAGCTGGAGAATATGGAAAAGGATTCGCGGTGGTTGCAGACGAGGTAAGAAAGCTGGCAGAGCAATCCAAAAATGCTGCATCTGAAATTGCGGACATGGTAAAAGTGATCCAAGGGGCAACCGGGAATGCGGTGGTTGCAATTACGGCTGGAGAAAGCAAGGTTAAAGAAGGTTTAACAAAAACAAAAGAATCTTTAGATGTATTTGAGCATATTGAAACCGCAGTAGTAGAAGTAAGCTTTAAGGCAGAAACTGTTTCTAGTGCAATTAAGCAAATTCAGACGATTGCTCAAACGGTCACGGAGGGCTCAAGAGATGTTCAAAGACTCGCAGAAATTGTAGCACAAGGGGCTACTGATACTAGCGCAGCGACAGAACAACAACTTGCTTCTAATAATGAAATTACATCTAATGCTCAATCTCTAGCAAATTTAGCAGAAAAATTACAAGATAATATAAGTCATTTTAAAATGTAG
- a CDS encoding NlpC/P60 family protein: MRKKVLIIAFILFFITENASASTLYEVKKGDSLTKIAKLHKVTVADLRTWNKLTKDNIYIKQKLVVQKPATVKSATKVVPAKAAPVVTKPVQSVVVAAPVPVATPAPAPIISGEGHAYYPLIIDFAKRLEGIPYLYAGNTMAGFDCSGFIYFLHNQAGVKMERKSSESYYLDSVVVTNPVPGDLVFFQNTYKEGISHMGIFLGDNQFIHAGSKGVEITKLDNVYWNEHFVSFNRFVQK, from the coding sequence ATGAGAAAAAAGGTACTGATTATAGCATTTATACTGTTTTTTATTACAGAAAATGCAAGTGCAAGTACGCTTTATGAGGTGAAAAAGGGAGATAGCCTTACAAAGATTGCCAAATTACATAAAGTAACCGTCGCTGATCTACGTACTTGGAACAAGCTGACGAAGGATAATATTTATATTAAGCAAAAGCTTGTAGTACAAAAACCAGCCACTGTTAAAAGTGCCACAAAGGTTGTCCCAGCTAAGGCTGCGCCTGTTGTGACAAAGCCTGTTCAATCAGTAGTTGTTGCTGCTCCGGTCCCAGTAGCGACACCAGCTCCCGCACCTATTATTTCAGGGGAAGGACATGCCTATTACCCACTAATCATTGATTTTGCTAAGCGTTTGGAAGGCATTCCTTATTTATATGCCGGAAATACGATGGCTGGGTTTGATTGTAGTGGATTTATATATTTCCTACATAATCAGGCTGGTGTGAAAATGGAACGTAAGAGCAGCGAGTCTTATTATTTGGATAGTGTTGTGGTGACTAACCCGGTCCCTGGAGATTTGGTGTTTTTCCAAAACACATATAAAGAAGGAATCTCTCATATGGGAATCTTTTTAGGGGACAATCAATTCATCCATGCAGGATCTAAGGGAGTAGAAATTACAAAGCTCGATAATGTGTACTGGAATGAGCACTTTGTATCCTTTAATCGATTTGTTCAAAAGTAA
- a CDS encoding SCP2 sterol-binding domain-containing protein — protein MNETWAQIENTMNNNPTPIQNQNVRYEFHLSGDEPSVKQLVIADGIAFVTEDTSTKADCTLKLSSKDFVKLINGDLNSTSAFMFGKLKIDGSVGLALKLEGLLKEYNF, from the coding sequence ATGAATGAAACATGGGCACAAATCGAAAACACAATGAACAACAATCCAACACCAATCCAAAACCAAAACGTCCGCTACGAATTCCACCTATCCGGTGATGAACCTTCCGTCAAACAATTAGTCATCGCAGACGGTATAGCATTTGTTACAGAGGACACTTCCACAAAGGCAGACTGCACCTTGAAATTGAGCTCAAAAGATTTTGTAAAGCTGATCAATGGAGATTTGAATAGTACTTCAGCATTTATGTTTGGGAAACTGAAGATAGATGGGAGTGTTGGGCTAGCTTTGAAGCTGGAGGGATTGTTGAAGGAGTATAACTTTTAA
- the fliS gene encoding flagellar export chaperone FliS has protein sequence MAAKNPYATYQHNSVNTSTPGELTLMLYNGCLKFIHQAKSALENNNYQEMNLSSQKAQAIVTELMLTLDTSYPVSQNMLALYEFVNSRLIDGNIKKEGKMFDEASAIITDFRDTWKQVIQINRQKQYGEVNEI, from the coding sequence ATGGCTGCTAAAAATCCTTATGCAACGTACCAGCATAACTCAGTAAATACCTCGACGCCTGGCGAACTAACTCTTATGCTGTACAATGGATGCCTGAAATTTATCCACCAGGCTAAAAGTGCTTTAGAAAATAATAATTATCAAGAGATGAATCTATCTTCTCAGAAGGCTCAGGCAATTGTGACTGAGTTGATGTTGACTTTAGACACATCATATCCAGTATCACAAAATATGCTTGCTTTATATGAATTTGTTAATAGTCGCCTTATAGATGGAAATATAAAAAAAGAAGGTAAGATGTTCGATGAAGCATCTGCTATCATTACCGATTTTCGCGATACATGGAAGCAAGTGATTCAAATTAACCGTCAAAAACAATATGGGGAAGTTAATGAAATATGA